In one Massilia endophytica genomic region, the following are encoded:
- the hslO gene encoding Hsp33 family molecular chaperone HslO, translating to MTQDTLQKFIFENAAVRGELVDISTTWREVQARHEYPAAVKRLLGEMVAAAALLSANLKFNGSIVMQIHGDGPVRLLVVECDSELKLRATAKLNSDAIPDDAGLTAMLNQHGKGRFIITLDPAEKVPGQQPYQGIVPLDGEDVATVIEHYMLRSEQLDTRLWLAANDEVSRGLLLQKLPLHGGKAEAAPVTEDEALETWNRAVMLGNTLKREELLETTIDVLLKRLFWEETIRVFDPMHPGFHCTCTREKVGNMLKMLGREEVEAALEEQGRLGINCDFCGKHYDYDAVDCAQLFVSDAPAEALLHASDTKQ from the coding sequence ATGACCCAGGATACGCTGCAAAAATTCATTTTCGAGAACGCCGCCGTACGTGGCGAGCTGGTCGACATTTCCACCACCTGGCGCGAAGTGCAGGCCCGCCACGAATACCCGGCGGCCGTGAAGCGCCTGCTGGGCGAGATGGTGGCGGCCGCCGCCCTGCTCTCGGCCAATCTCAAGTTCAACGGCTCCATCGTGATGCAGATCCACGGCGACGGTCCCGTGCGCCTGCTGGTGGTGGAATGCGACTCTGAGCTGAAGCTGCGCGCGACCGCCAAGCTGAACAGCGACGCCATCCCCGACGATGCGGGCCTGACGGCCATGCTGAACCAGCATGGCAAGGGCCGCTTCATCATCACTCTCGACCCGGCCGAAAAAGTGCCGGGCCAGCAGCCCTACCAGGGCATCGTGCCGCTGGACGGAGAAGACGTGGCGACGGTGATCGAGCACTACATGCTGCGTTCCGAGCAGCTCGACACGCGCCTGTGGCTGGCGGCCAACGACGAAGTCTCGCGCGGCCTGCTGCTGCAAAAGCTGCCGCTACACGGCGGCAAGGCCGAAGCGGCGCCGGTGACGGAAGACGAAGCGCTGGAAACGTGGAACCGCGCCGTCATGCTGGGCAACACGCTCAAGCGTGAAGAACTGCTGGAAACGACGATCGACGTGCTGTTGAAACGCCTGTTCTGGGAAGAGACCATCCGCGTCTTCGACCCCATGCACCCGGGCTTCCACTGCACCTGCACGCGCGAGAAAGTGGGCAACATGCTCAAGATGCTGGGCCGCGAAGAAGTGGAAGCGGCGCTGGAAGAGCAAGGCCGGCTCGGCATCAACTGTGACTTCTGCGGCAAGCACTACGACTACGACGCCGTCGACTGCGCCCAGCTCTTCGTCAGCGACGCCCCCGCCGAAGCCCTCCTCCACGCCTCCGACACCAAGCAATAA
- the ftsB gene encoding cell division protein FtsB: MRLITVALAALLLLIQYPLWLGKGGWVRVADLEAQVEEAHQKNDALKQRNAKLDSEVRDLKDGTGAVEERARYELSMIKQNEIYIQILGKGQTRPEASATPEPTKN; this comes from the coding sequence ATGCGCTTGATCACTGTCGCCCTTGCCGCCCTGCTGCTGCTGATCCAATACCCGCTCTGGCTGGGGAAGGGTGGCTGGGTGCGTGTGGCCGACCTGGAGGCGCAGGTGGAAGAAGCGCACCAGAAGAACGACGCCCTCAAGCAGCGCAACGCCAAGCTGGATTCCGAGGTGCGCGACCTGAAAGACGGCACGGGCGCAGTGGAAGAGCGCGCGCGCTACGAGCTCAGCATGATCAAACAGAACGAGATCTACATCCAGATCCTCGGCAAGGGCCAGACCCGCCCCGAAGCCAGCGCCACCCCCGAACCCACCAAAAACTGA
- the eno gene encoding phosphopyruvate hydratase — protein MSAIVDIIGREIIDSRGNPTVECDVLLESGVMGRAAVPSGASTGSREAIELRDGDPKRYFGKGVLKACEHINTEISEAIMGLDANEQAFLDRTLIDLDGTENKSRLGANAMLAVSMAVAKAAAEEAGLPLYRYFGGSGAMQMPVPMMNVINGGAHADNNLDIQEFMIIPVGAPTFKEAMRYGAEVFHTLKKILHKKGLTTAVGDEGGFAPSVASHEEAIKLIIQAIEEAGYEPGTQIALGLDCAASEFYKNGKYELEGEGLSLTAAEFTNLLATWCDKYPIISIEDAMGEGDWEGWATLTAALGKKVQLVGDDLFVTNTKILKEGIQKGIANSILIKINQIGTLTETFAAIEMAKRAGYTAVISHRSGETEDSTIADIAVGLNALQIKTGSMSRSDRMAKYNQLLRIEEDLGDIASYPGREAFYNLK, from the coding sequence ATGAGTGCAATCGTAGACATTATCGGCCGCGAGATCATCGACTCGCGCGGCAATCCCACCGTCGAATGCGACGTGCTGCTGGAATCGGGCGTGATGGGCCGTGCGGCCGTGCCGTCCGGCGCCTCGACCGGCTCGCGCGAAGCGATCGAGCTGCGCGATGGCGATCCCAAGCGCTACTTCGGCAAGGGCGTGCTGAAAGCCTGCGAGCACATCAACACTGAAATCTCCGAAGCCATCATGGGCCTGGACGCCAATGAGCAGGCCTTCCTGGACCGCACCCTGATCGACCTGGACGGCACCGAGAACAAGTCCCGCCTGGGCGCGAACGCCATGCTGGCCGTGTCCATGGCCGTGGCCAAGGCGGCCGCCGAAGAGGCTGGCCTGCCCCTGTACCGCTACTTCGGCGGCTCCGGCGCCATGCAGATGCCCGTGCCGATGATGAACGTGATCAACGGCGGCGCCCACGCCGACAACAACCTGGACATCCAGGAATTCATGATCATCCCGGTTGGCGCGCCCACCTTCAAGGAAGCCATGCGCTACGGCGCCGAGGTGTTCCACACCCTGAAGAAGATCCTGCACAAGAAAGGCCTGACCACCGCCGTGGGCGACGAAGGCGGCTTTGCTCCCTCCGTGGCCTCGCATGAAGAAGCGATCAAGCTGATCATCCAGGCCATCGAAGAAGCGGGTTACGAGCCGGGCACCCAGATCGCGCTGGGCCTGGACTGCGCGGCATCCGAGTTCTACAAGAACGGCAAGTACGAGCTGGAAGGCGAGGGCCTGTCCCTGACGGCCGCCGAGTTCACCAACCTGCTGGCCACCTGGTGCGACAAATACCCCATCATCTCCATCGAAGACGCCATGGGCGAAGGCGACTGGGAAGGCTGGGCCACCCTGACCGCGGCCCTGGGCAAGAAGGTGCAGCTGGTGGGCGACGACCTGTTCGTCACCAACACCAAGATCCTGAAGGAAGGCATCCAGAAAGGCATCGCCAATTCCATCCTCATCAAGATCAACCAGATCGGCACTCTGACCGAGACCTTCGCCGCCATCGAGATGGCCAAGCGCGCCGGCTACACCGCCGTGATCTCGCACCGCTCGGGCGAAACGGAAGACTCCACCATCGCCGACATCGCCGTGGGCCTGAACGCGCTGCAGATCAAGACCGGCTCCATGTCCCGCTCCGACCGCATGGCCAAGTACAACCAGCTGCTGCGCATCGAAGAAGACCTGGGCGACATCGCCAGCTACCCGGGCCGCGAGGCGTTCTATAATCTGAAGTAA
- the kdsA gene encoding 3-deoxy-8-phosphooctulonate synthase: MKLCGFDVGLDKPFFLIAGTCVVESRQMSFDVAGQLKEMTSALGIPFIYKSSFDKANRSSGTSYRGPGMEKGLEILGDIKRELGVPVLTDVHTIEEIEVVASVVDVLQTPAFLCRQTDFINACAQSGKPVNIKKGQFLAPHDMKNVIDKARAAARAKGLNEDNFMACERGVSFGYNNLVSDMRSLAIMRETKAPVVFDATHSVQLPGGNGTSSGGMREMVPVLSRAAVAVGVDGLFMETHPNPATALSDGPNAVPLGRMKELLSTLIELDRITKKAGFLESSFN; encoded by the coding sequence ATGAAACTGTGTGGATTCGACGTCGGCCTCGACAAGCCGTTCTTCCTGATCGCTGGCACCTGCGTGGTGGAATCACGCCAGATGTCCTTCGATGTGGCGGGCCAGCTGAAAGAGATGACCAGCGCGCTGGGCATCCCCTTCATCTACAAGTCCTCCTTCGACAAGGCCAACCGCTCCTCGGGCACCTCGTACCGTGGTCCCGGCATGGAGAAGGGCCTGGAAATCCTGGGCGACATCAAGCGCGAACTGGGCGTGCCGGTGCTGACCGACGTGCACACCATCGAGGAAATCGAAGTGGTGGCGTCGGTGGTGGACGTGCTGCAGACCCCGGCCTTCCTGTGCCGCCAGACGGACTTCATCAACGCTTGCGCGCAGTCCGGCAAGCCGGTGAACATCAAGAAGGGCCAGTTCCTCGCGCCGCACGACATGAAGAACGTGATCGACAAGGCGCGCGCCGCGGCCCGCGCCAAAGGCCTGAACGAAGACAACTTCATGGCCTGCGAACGCGGCGTTTCCTTCGGCTACAACAACCTGGTATCGGACATGCGCTCCCTGGCCATCATGCGTGAGACCAAGGCGCCCGTGGTGTTCGACGCTACCCACTCGGTGCAGCTGCCGGGCGGTAACGGCACTTCCTCGGGCGGCATGCGCGAGATGGTGCCGGTGCTCTCTCGCGCGGCGGTGGCCGTGGGCGTGGATGGCCTCTTCATGGAGACCCATCCGAACCCGGCCACGGCCCTGTCCGACGGTCCGAACGCGGTTCCCTTGGGCCGCATGAAAGAATTGCTGTCCACTCTGATCGAACTGGACCGCATCACCAAGAAGGCTGGCTTCCTCGAATCCAGCTTCAACTGA
- a CDS encoding CTP synthase — protein sequence MTKFVFVTGGVVSSLGKGIAAASLAAILESRGLKVTMLKLDPYINVDPGTMSPMQHGEVFVTDDGAETDLDLGHYERFISTRMRKVNNFTTGQIYESVIRKERRGEYLGKTVQVIPHITNEIQDYIRRGAEGYDVALCEIGGTVGDIESLPFLEAARQLSLRAGRKNSAFVHLTLVPYIASAGELKTKPTQHSVQKLREIGISPNALLCRADRAIPEDERAKISLFSNIEERGVISVWDVDTIYKVPQMLHDQGLDAIICEALDINPAPADLSVWSKLIHTLENPKQEVSIGMVGKYVELTESYKSLTEALRHAGIHTESKVNIEYIDSEEIEAKGTAELAKYDAILVPGGFGKRGVEGKIKAAQFARENKVPYLGICLGMQVALIEYARHKAGLTNANSTEFEPNTDQPVVALIDEWQNHDGKVEKRDANSDMGGTMRLGAQACAVKPGTLASEIYGSVVTERHRHRYEANNHYLGRVEEAGLIVAARTPTEDLCEIMELPREGENAHPWYMGVQYHPEFKSTPRDGHPLFTSYIKAALAHKAAGGKGHLKAVALQGDAA from the coding sequence ATGACCAAATTTGTCTTCGTCACCGGTGGTGTCGTGTCTTCCCTTGGCAAAGGGATTGCCGCCGCCTCCCTCGCCGCGATCCTGGAATCGCGCGGCCTCAAAGTCACCATGCTCAAGCTGGACCCGTACATCAACGTGGACCCTGGCACCATGAGCCCCATGCAGCACGGTGAAGTCTTCGTTACCGACGACGGCGCCGAAACCGACCTCGATCTCGGCCACTACGAACGCTTCATCAGCACCCGCATGCGCAAGGTGAACAACTTCACCACCGGCCAGATCTACGAATCCGTCATCCGCAAGGAACGCCGCGGCGAATACCTCGGCAAGACCGTGCAGGTCATCCCGCACATCACCAACGAGATCCAGGATTACATCCGCCGCGGCGCGGAAGGCTACGACGTGGCGCTGTGCGAGATCGGCGGCACCGTGGGCGACATCGAGTCGCTGCCCTTCCTGGAAGCGGCGCGCCAGCTCAGCCTGCGCGCGGGCCGCAAGAATTCGGCCTTCGTCCACCTGACCCTCGTGCCCTACATCGCATCGGCCGGTGAACTGAAGACCAAGCCCACCCAGCACTCGGTACAGAAGCTGCGCGAGATCGGCATTTCGCCGAACGCGCTGCTGTGCCGTGCCGACCGCGCCATTCCCGAAGACGAGCGCGCGAAGATCTCCCTGTTCTCGAACATCGAAGAGCGCGGCGTGATCTCCGTGTGGGACGTGGACACCATCTACAAAGTGCCGCAGATGCTGCACGACCAGGGCCTGGACGCGATCATCTGCGAGGCGCTGGACATCAATCCCGCGCCGGCCGACCTCTCCGTGTGGAGCAAGCTGATTCACACCCTGGAGAATCCGAAGCAGGAAGTGTCGATCGGCATGGTGGGCAAGTATGTGGAACTGACCGAGTCCTACAAGTCCCTGACCGAGGCGCTGCGCCACGCGGGCATTCACACCGAGAGCAAGGTCAATATCGAATACATCGACTCGGAAGAGATCGAGGCGAAAGGCACGGCGGAACTGGCGAAGTACGACGCCATCCTGGTGCCGGGCGGCTTCGGCAAGCGCGGCGTGGAAGGCAAGATCAAGGCGGCGCAGTTCGCGCGCGAGAACAAGGTGCCTTACCTGGGCATCTGCCTCGGCATGCAGGTGGCGCTGATCGAATACGCCCGCCACAAGGCAGGCCTCACGAACGCCAACTCCACCGAGTTCGAGCCGAACACCGACCAGCCGGTGGTGGCCCTCATCGACGAATGGCAGAACCACGACGGCAAGGTCGAGAAGCGCGACGCGAACTCCGATATGGGCGGCACCATGCGCCTGGGCGCGCAGGCCTGCGCCGTGAAGCCGGGCACCCTGGCCTCCGAAATCTACGGCAGCGTGGTGACCGAGCGCCACCGCCACCGCTACGAAGCGAACAACCACTACCTCGGCCGCGTCGAGGAAGCAGGCCTGATCGTGGCGGCGCGCACGCCGACCGAAGACCTGTGCGAAATCATGGAACTGCCGCGCGAAGGCGAGAACGCCCACCCCTGGTACATGGGCGTGCAGTACCACCCTGAATTCAAATCGACCCCGCGCGACGGCCATCCGCTGTTCACGTCCTATATCAAGGCCGCGCTGGCGCACAAGGCGGCAGGCGGCAAGGGCCACCTGAAGGCGGTCGCACTGCAAGGAGATGCAGCATGA
- a CDS encoding PRC-barrel domain-containing protein, which translates to MSYERDADGNYSDGGHRGPGPRLMGADTLIGDHVHNLKNEHLGTVKEIMLDMQTGRVSYVVMASGGVLTIGEKLFAVPWDALSLDTANHRMTLNIDKDRIENAPGFDKDNWPDMANQAWATEVHNYYGTSPANLNQSAR; encoded by the coding sequence ATGAGTTACGAACGCGACGCAGACGGCAACTACAGCGATGGTGGCCACCGTGGTCCCGGCCCTCGCCTGATGGGCGCGGACACGCTGATCGGCGACCATGTCCACAACCTGAAGAACGAACACCTGGGCACCGTGAAGGAGATCATGCTCGACATGCAGACCGGCCGCGTGTCCTACGTGGTGATGGCCTCGGGCGGCGTGCTCACCATCGGCGAGAAGCTCTTCGCCGTGCCGTGGGACGCGCTGTCGCTGGACACCGCCAACCACCGCATGACCCTCAATATCGACAAGGACCGCATCGAGAATGCGCCCGGCTTCGACAAGGACAACTGGCCCGACATGGCCAACCAGGCCTGGGCTACCGAGGTGCACAACTACTACGGCACCAGCCCCGCGAACCTGAACCAGAGCGCCCGCTAA
- a CDS encoding GNAT family N-acetyltransferase — protein sequence MNPTIRFATPDDVDAIRALIMDLMPMMTIHPDAQGAEQFLESFGVPAMQRYVSAPNFRYQLAFVEGELAGVAAVRDNSHLFHLFVARRFHGQGLGRVLWKAAYDDALSLGNPGQFTVNSSVYAFDMYRHFGFEPTSGKIEQHGIAYIPMRLAV from the coding sequence ATGAACCCTACGATCCGTTTCGCCACGCCGGATGATGTGGACGCCATCCGCGCCCTCATCATGGACCTCATGCCGATGATGACCATTCATCCGGATGCACAGGGCGCCGAGCAGTTCCTCGAGAGCTTCGGCGTACCGGCCATGCAGCGCTATGTGAGCGCGCCGAACTTCCGCTACCAGCTGGCCTTCGTCGAAGGCGAGCTGGCGGGCGTTGCGGCCGTTCGCGACAACAGCCATCTCTTCCATCTTTTCGTGGCGCGCCGCTTCCACGGCCAGGGCCTGGGGCGCGTGCTGTGGAAGGCGGCGTATGACGATGCGCTCTCGCTGGGCAACCCCGGCCAGTTCACCGTGAATTCGTCGGTGTATGCCTTCGACATGTACCGGCACTTCGGCTTCGAACCCACGAGCGGGAAAATCGAGCAGCATGGCATTGCTTACATCCCCATGCGCCTGGCCGTATAA
- a CDS encoding error-prone DNA polymerase gives MTNFSFLQGASHAEELVLRAMELGYEALAITDECSLAGVVRAHGEAKRHGWDGKLLIGSWFRLTNPDGSHALSLLAIAQNRNGYGNLSEMITLARTRIAKGSYLLHPDDFAAPPPERAHLRGLPDCAVILLPDYPVYEAGDVDRLHRQAAWMSATFGGHSWIGLTMLQRAFDDAHRISIDEVALQHGMPVVAAGHVCMHVRSRKPMQDMLTAVRVGRPVAECGYELSQNAEQHLRSRLRLANVYPRRALEETMRIAGSCAFSLEELKYEYPHELIPEGHTPSSYLRQETMLGAHERYPEGIPLKVMELLEKELELIAELRYEFFFITVYDVVKFAREQKILCQGRGSAANSAVCYCLGVTAVNPNESNVLMERFLSRERAEPPDIDVDFEHQRREEVIQYVYNKYGRHRAAIAATVICYRSKSALRDSGKALGVDLAVVEKVAKSHHWFDSAEAFLDRVAECGLDPTSKMAREWAWMAQLLRGFPRHLSQHVGGFVIAQDKLSRLVPIENASMKDRSVIQWDKDDLEELGLLKVDVLALGMLSAMRRAFDLYGERHGAPLEMHTVPREDPATYDMICEADTIGVFQIESRAQMSMLPRLKPRCYYDLVVEVAIVRPGPISGGMVHPYLLRREGKQTPDCEPRLEPALGRTLGVPIFQEQVMQIAMLAANYTAGEADQLRRDMAAWKKKGNIEQHQRRIKENMVKNGFDGDFADRICAQITGFGEYGFPESHAASFALLTYVSSWIKCHEPAVFLCALLNSQPMGFYSPSALVQDGRRHGLEVRPVDIAISNWDSTLEEKPADANGVRPQPAVRLGMSLLRGMRPESAQRIEVARAIRPFDSVADLARRADLERHDLQVLAGGNALQGLSGNRRQALWDAVGAVPDKDLLRPTKPQEEAPQLRPPTEGEEILHDYRAQGLTLGRHPLALLRPKLLAKRFLPAEVLNTFSNGQLARGCGLVTVRQRPGTANGVLFITIEDETGNVNVIVWPDLVEQFRREVLGASLLGVYGIWQQEGIVRHLVAKRLVDLTPMLGRLPTSSRDFC, from the coding sequence ATGACGAACTTTTCCTTCCTCCAGGGCGCCTCGCACGCCGAGGAGCTGGTGCTGCGCGCCATGGAGCTGGGCTACGAGGCGCTGGCCATCACGGACGAGTGTTCTCTGGCGGGCGTAGTGCGTGCACACGGGGAAGCGAAGCGGCATGGGTGGGACGGCAAGCTCCTCATCGGCAGCTGGTTCCGCCTCACCAATCCGGATGGCAGCCATGCCCTGTCCCTGCTGGCCATTGCGCAGAACCGCAACGGCTACGGCAACCTCTCCGAGATGATCACGCTGGCCCGCACCCGCATCGCAAAGGGCAGCTACCTGCTGCATCCGGACGATTTCGCGGCGCCACCGCCCGAACGCGCCCACCTGCGCGGCCTGCCCGATTGCGCCGTGATCCTGCTGCCCGACTATCCGGTGTACGAGGCGGGGGATGTGGACCGCCTGCACCGCCAGGCGGCGTGGATGTCCGCCACCTTCGGCGGCCATAGCTGGATCGGCCTGACCATGCTGCAGCGCGCCTTCGACGACGCGCACCGCATCAGCATCGACGAGGTGGCGCTGCAGCACGGCATGCCTGTGGTGGCGGCGGGCCATGTCTGCATGCACGTACGCTCGCGCAAGCCCATGCAGGACATGCTGACCGCCGTGCGGGTAGGCCGCCCGGTGGCGGAATGCGGCTACGAACTGTCGCAGAACGCCGAGCAGCACCTGCGTTCGCGGCTGCGGCTGGCCAACGTCTATCCGCGCCGCGCGCTGGAAGAGACCATGCGCATTGCGGGCAGCTGCGCATTCTCGCTGGAGGAGCTGAAGTACGAGTATCCGCACGAGCTGATTCCCGAGGGGCATACGCCGTCCAGCTATCTGCGGCAGGAGACCATGCTGGGGGCGCACGAGCGCTATCCGGAAGGCATACCGCTCAAGGTGATGGAGCTGCTGGAGAAGGAGCTCGAACTGATCGCCGAGCTGCGTTACGAGTTCTTCTTCATCACGGTCTACGACGTGGTGAAGTTCGCGCGGGAGCAGAAGATTCTTTGCCAGGGGCGCGGATCGGCCGCCAATTCGGCCGTCTGCTACTGCCTGGGCGTGACGGCCGTGAATCCCAACGAGAGCAATGTGCTCATGGAGCGCTTCCTGTCGCGCGAGCGCGCGGAGCCGCCCGATATCGACGTGGACTTCGAACACCAGCGGCGCGAAGAAGTCATCCAGTACGTGTACAACAAATACGGACGCCACCGCGCCGCCATTGCCGCCACGGTGATTTGCTACCGCTCCAAGAGCGCGCTGCGCGACAGCGGCAAGGCCCTGGGCGTGGACCTGGCGGTGGTGGAGAAGGTGGCCAAGTCTCACCACTGGTTCGACAGCGCGGAAGCCTTCCTCGACCGCGTGGCCGAATGCGGGCTCGATCCCACATCAAAGATGGCGCGCGAATGGGCATGGATGGCGCAGCTGCTGCGCGGCTTCCCGCGCCACCTGTCCCAGCACGTAGGCGGCTTCGTCATCGCGCAGGACAAGCTGTCCCGCCTCGTGCCCATCGAGAACGCGTCGATGAAGGACCGCAGCGTGATCCAGTGGGACAAGGACGACCTGGAAGAACTGGGCCTGCTGAAGGTGGACGTGCTGGCGCTGGGCATGCTCTCGGCCATGCGCCGCGCCTTCGACCTGTACGGCGAGCGCCACGGCGCGCCGCTGGAGATGCATACGGTGCCGCGCGAAGACCCGGCCACCTACGACATGATTTGCGAGGCGGACACCATCGGCGTGTTCCAGATCGAGTCGCGCGCGCAAATGAGCATGCTGCCGCGCCTGAAGCCGCGCTGCTACTACGACTTGGTGGTGGAGGTGGCCATCGTGCGTCCGGGCCCGATCTCGGGCGGCATGGTGCATCCCTACCTGCTGCGGCGGGAAGGAAAACAGACGCCCGACTGCGAACCTCGCCTGGAGCCTGCTCTGGGAAGAACGCTGGGCGTGCCCATTTTCCAGGAGCAGGTCATGCAGATCGCCATGCTGGCAGCAAACTACACGGCAGGCGAGGCGGACCAGCTGCGGCGCGATATGGCGGCCTGGAAGAAAAAGGGCAATATCGAGCAGCACCAGCGGCGCATCAAGGAGAACATGGTGAAGAACGGTTTCGATGGCGACTTCGCGGACCGCATCTGCGCCCAGATCACCGGCTTCGGAGAATACGGCTTCCCGGAATCGCACGCCGCCAGCTTTGCGCTGCTCACCTATGTGAGCTCCTGGATCAAATGCCATGAACCGGCGGTCTTCCTGTGCGCGCTGCTGAACAGCCAGCCAATGGGCTTCTACAGCCCTTCGGCCCTGGTGCAGGATGGCCGGCGGCACGGCCTGGAAGTGCGGCCTGTCGATATCGCCATCAGCAACTGGGATTCCACCCTGGAGGAGAAACCGGCGGATGCGAATGGCGTGCGGCCGCAGCCTGCGGTGCGGCTTGGCATGTCGCTGCTGCGCGGCATGCGGCCCGAGTCGGCGCAGCGTATCGAAGTGGCGCGCGCGATCCGTCCCTTCGACAGCGTGGCCGACCTGGCGCGGCGGGCGGACCTCGAACGGCACGACCTGCAGGTGCTCGCGGGCGGCAATGCCCTGCAGGGCTTGTCCGGCAACCGGCGGCAGGCGCTGTGGGATGCCGTGGGCGCCGTGCCGGACAAGGACCTGCTGCGGCCCACGAAGCCGCAGGAGGAAGCGCCGCAGCTTCGTCCGCCCACGGAAGGCGAGGAGATTCTCCACGACTACCGCGCGCAGGGGCTGACCCTGGGCCGCCATCCGCTGGCGCTGCTGCGCCCGAAGCTTTTGGCCAAGCGCTTCCTGCCCGCCGAAGTGCTCAACACCTTCAGCAACGGCCAGCTGGCGCGGGGCTGCGGCCTGGTCACCGTGCGGCAGCGGCCGGGAACGGCGAACGGGGTGCTGTTCATCACCATCGAGGACGAAACGGGGAATGTGAACGTCATCGTCTGGCCCGACCTGGTCGAGCAGTTCCGGCGCGAAGTACTGGGCGCTTCGCTGCTGGGGGTGTATGGCATCTGGCAGCAGGAGGGCATCGTGCGCCACCTGGTCGCCAAGCGCCTGGTGGACCTCACGCCCATGCTGGGCCGCCTGCCCACCTCCAGCCGCGATTTCTGCTAG
- a CDS encoding PhzF family phenazine biosynthesis protein encodes METFELKCFGVRAGEGNLALVMLNDTRDEAARQRFAADAGKPATVFVTAGDSEAAYTLDYFYPHTRSPLCLHATLAAGRVLLDRQPGPLIVRTAMRGQLLTLSAQDGRIFIGMARQAAPDVPLPPELPGQLLAQPGVVLASPPAIASVGSPKLLLEVQDSATLQALEPDLPAVLAWGKAHGVSGCYAWCRRSDGSFEGRNFNHLDPALEDAATGVAAGALTVHLGRSVSLYQGARQGQPCRIDTVLEGEHILIGGAAEAA; translated from the coding sequence ATGGAAACTTTTGAATTGAAATGCTTCGGCGTGCGCGCCGGTGAAGGCAACCTTGCTCTCGTGATGCTGAACGACACACGCGACGAAGCGGCACGCCAGCGCTTCGCCGCCGACGCTGGCAAACCCGCCACCGTTTTCGTCACCGCCGGCGACAGCGAGGCCGCCTACACGCTGGACTACTTCTATCCCCACACCCGCAGCCCGCTCTGCCTGCACGCCACCCTCGCGGCTGGACGCGTGCTGCTGGACCGCCAGCCCGGCCCCCTCATTGTGCGCACGGCGATGCGCGGCCAGCTCCTGACCCTGTCCGCACAGGACGGCCGCATCTTCATCGGCATGGCGCGCCAGGCGGCGCCTGACGTTCCGCTGCCGCCCGAACTGCCCGGCCAGCTGCTGGCACAGCCCGGCGTCGTCCTCGCCTCCCCTCCCGCCATTGCCTCGGTCGGCAGCCCCAAGCTGCTGCTCGAAGTGCAGGACAGCGCCACCCTGCAAGCCCTGGAACCCGACCTGCCTGCCGTCCTCGCCTGGGGCAAGGCCCACGGCGTAAGCGGCTGCTACGCCTGGTGCCGCCGCAGCGACGGCAGCTTCGAAGGCCGCAACTTCAACCACCTCGACCCGGCGCTGGAAGATGCGGCCACCGGCGTGGCCGCTGGCGCACTCACGGTCCACCTCGGCCGCAGCGTCAGCCTCTACCAGGGCGCCCGGCAGGGCCAGCCCTGCCGGATCGACACGGTGCTGGAGGGCGAACACATCCTGATCGGCGGAGCCGCCGAAGCGGCCTAG